TCACATCGTTACGCCACCACCCATCACGATGCGCGAGGGTGCGCTCATTGATTACAAGTTACGTGTGCGCGGCGTTCCGCTTCGCTGGCGGACGCGCATCAGCGCGTGGCAGCCGCCGCATCGGTTCGTGGACGAGCAGCTTCGCGGGCCTTACCGGCAGTGGATTCACGAGCATACGTTCGAGGCGCGCGACGGCGGCACGCTGACCCGCGACGTGGTGCGCTATGCCGTGCCATTCGATTTCATCCTGCACGGCTGGCTGGTGCGGCCGGACGTGGAAAAGATTTTCCGGTATCGCGCCAGGGCGTTGCAGCAGCGTTTTGGCAAGGGAGGAAAGGCAACGCCATGAACGCGACGATATACCCATCACCGGGTGGGATGCGGCGCTGGCTGGCACTGGCCGGCTGGCTGCTGCTGTGTTTTGCGGCGGCGGCGGGTGGGGCGGTGTTCATGCCGGGGGAGTGGTATGCCGCGCTCAAGAAGCCTGCGTGGAATCCGCCGGGGTGGGTGTTCGGCCCGGTCTGGACGGCGCTCTACACGATGATGGCAGTGGCGGCGTGGCTGGTCTGGCAACGCGGAGGGTTCACCGCACAACGCCGGCCGTTGGGGTTGTTCCTCGCACAACTCGTTTTCAACGCCGGGTGGACGCCGCT
The genomic region above belongs to Verrucomicrobiota bacterium and contains:
- a CDS encoding SRPBCC family protein, which encodes MRIREFQTELWLPLSPEELFPFFADAANLDAITPPWMHFHIVTPPPITMREGALIDYKLRVRGVPLRWRTRISAWQPPHRFVDEQLRGPYRQWIHEHTFEARDGGTLTRDVVRYAVPFDFILHGWLVRPDVEKIFRYRARALQQRFGKGGKATP
- a CDS encoding TspO/MBR family protein, with translation MNATIYPSPGGMRRWLALAGWLLLCFAAAAGGAVFMPGEWYAALKKPAWNPPGWVFGPVWTALYTMMAVAAWLVWQRGGFTAQRRPLGLFLAQLVFNAGWTPLFFGLHRPGVAFAEIILLWLAIAWTIAAFWRVHRVTAWLLAPYLVWVSFAAVLNGTLWRLNL